In the Lepus europaeus isolate LE1 chromosome 18, mLepTim1.pri, whole genome shotgun sequence genome, one interval contains:
- the LOC133776711 gene encoding nucleophosmin-like, with protein sequence MEDSMDMDMSPLRPQNYLFGCELKADKDYHFKVDSDENEHQLSLRTVSLGAGAKDEVHIVEAEAIDYEGSPIKVTLATLTMSVQPAPTVSLGGFEISPPVVLRLKCGSGPMHISGQHSVAVEEDAESEDEEEEDVKLLSVSGKRSAPGGGSKVPQEKVKLAAEDDDEDDDDDDDDDEDDDDNDDFDDEETEEKAPVKKSIRDTPAKNAQKSNQNGKDSKPSTPRSKGQESFKKQEKIPKTQKGPTSIEDIKAKMQASIEKGGSLPKVETKFINYVKNCFRMTDQEAIQDLWQWRKSL encoded by the exons ATGGAAGATTCGATGGACATGGACATGAGCCCCCTGAGGCCCCAGAACTATCTCTTCGGTTGTGAACTAAAGGCTGACAAAGATTATCACTTTAAAGTGGACAGTGATGAAAATGAGCACCAGTTATCTTTAAGAACGGTCAGTTTAGGCGCTGGTGCCAAGGATGAAGTGCACATTGTTGAAGCAGAGGCAATAGATTACGAAGGCAGCCCAATTAAAGTCACACTGGCAACGTTGACAATGTCTGTACAGCCGGCT CCAACGGTTTCCCTTGGGGGCTTTGAAATATCACCACCTGTGGTCTTAAGGTTGAAGTGTGGTTCAGGGCCTATGCATATTAGCGGACAGCACTCAGTAGCTGTGGAGGAAGATGCAGAGTCagaagatgaagaggaagaggatgTGAAGCTATTAAGTGTATCTGGAAAACGATCTGCCCCTGGAGGTGGCAGCAAGGTACCACAGGAAAAAGTAAAGCTTGCtgctgaagatgatgatgaagatgacgacgacgacgatgatgatgatgaagatgatgatgataatgatgattttgatgatgaggaaactgaagaaaaagCTCCAGTGAAGAAATCTATACGAGATACCCCAGCcaaaaatgcacagaaatcaaaCCAGAATGGGAAAGACTCAAAACCATCAACACCAAGATCAAAAGGTCAAGAATCCttcaaaaaacaggaaaaaattccTAAAACACAAAAAGGACCTACTTCCATAGAAGACATTAAAGCAAAAATGCAAGCAAGTATAGAAAAaggtggttctcttcccaaagtgGAAACCAAATTCATCAATTATGTGAAGAATTGCTTCCGGATGACTGACCAGGAGGCTATTCAAGATCTTTGGCAGTGGAGGAAGTCTCTTTAA